The following are encoded in a window of Etheostoma cragini isolate CJK2018 chromosome 7, CSU_Ecrag_1.0, whole genome shotgun sequence genomic DNA:
- the LOC117948156 gene encoding protein-glutamine gamma-glutamyltransferase 5-like, which yields MQQTTYTTWGTHDSHCQLKLVDFKANENHISHETQGLSNQHLVVRRGKPFKVTLLFRNRSLNPRTERLVLEVSLGHLFESFPVQFSDERFDPQSWSAKIYPGDIHPQSVTIHICSPVLSAVALYNLVVHIETIQNRRSYAVGSFVLLCNPWLKDDPVYMPLDAQIEEYVKSDYGVVFMGTHLNVRKRPWSFGQYEPGVLEACLTLLQVSPQHLRNKDNDFSLRADPVYLSRVICAMVNCNDDLGILEGKWQGSYRDGFEPTEWSGSADILHQWVSSNYSPVRYGQCWVFASVLCTVMRVLGIPSRVVTVFNAAHDGDGNLNIEECYSSTGEKLNFNNKDSIWNFHVWVECWMRRPDLGAGFDGWQVVDPTPQETSGGIFCCGPCPVAAIQQHCLRAPYDTSFVYASVDANVVRMIVRNGLVVERKVDTECVGKLIYTKSIGSDSPENLTQTYKNKKTEVTCADSPLQSTVLVNGKVRYTGYTTPLSRHVVGDARGMSPGLEVSLRIDGVLLVGESIVMCVTVKNQSSSPRVLMEHLNAQLKEYNSHPQDSFWKTHNKVHMKPGEVLLLHHTILPSEYESVLAADDIVNMAVVIKDVRTEERALAMQEFNLRSLNITIEIKGGDRIQIKREHKAQVSFINKLSKTLNGVVLTVEGSGLLQGKQEARMISLQPEEKIEKMVSIMATSPGTKLLMATLSHSHSANMVSKSFHKVSVITA from the exons ATGCAACAGACGACGTACACCACCTGGG gcaCTCACGATAGCCACTGCCAACTAAAGTTAGTTGACTTTAAGGCTAATGAAAACCACATTTCCCATGAGACACAGGGGCTCAGCAATCAGCACCTGGTGGTGCGACGTGGGAAGCCTTTCAAAGTGACCCTGCTGTTTCGCAACCGGTCGTTGAACCCTCGCACCGAGAGGCTGGTGCTGGAGGTTTCGCTGG GCCACCTATTTGAGAGCTTCCCTGTCCAGTTCTCTGACGAGCGATTCGACCCACAAAGCTGGTCAGCCAAAATCTACCCAGGTGACATACATCCTCAGTCGGTCACCATCCACATCTGCTCCCCTGTTCTATCCGCAGTGGCACTGTATAACCTTGTGGTCCACATAGAGACCATACAGAACAGAAGGAGCTATGCAGTGGGATCATTTGTGCTGCTCTGCAACCCTTGGCTAAAAG ATGATCCAGTGTACATGCCACTGGATGCCCAGATTGAGGAGTATGTCAAGAGTGATTACGGGGTGGTTTTCATGGGCACCCATCTAAATGTGAGAAAGCGGCCCTGGTCCTTTGGTCAG TATGAGCCTGGGGTCTTAGAGGCATGTCTGACGCTCCTACAGGTCAGCCCACAGCACCTCAGGAACAAAGACAATGACTTCAGTCTTCGGGCAGACCCTGTTTACCTCAGCAGGGTGATCTGTGCTATG GTAAACTGTAATGACGACCTGGGTATCTTGGAGGGGAAGTGGCAGGGCAGCTACAGAGATGGTTTCGAGCCTACCGAGTGGAGCGGTAGCGCCGACATCCTTCACCAATGGGTGTCGTCTAACTACAGCCCCGTGCGCTATGGACAGTGCTGGGTCTTTGCATCTGTCCTCTGCACAG tgaTGAGAGTGCTGGGAATTCCCTCCAGGGTGGTGACAGTTTTTAATGCAGCCCATGATGGAGATGGCAACCTAAACATTGAAGAATGTTACTCCAGCACAGGGGAAAAGCTCAACTTCAACAATAAGGACAGCATTTG GAACTTCCATGTGTGGGTGGAGTGCTGGATGAGGAGACCAGACCTCGGTGCAGGGTTTGATGGCTGGCAAGTAGTGGACCCGACCCCCCAGGAGACAAGTGGAG GGATATTCTGCTGTGGCCCTTGCCCAGTAGCTGCCATACAGCAACATTGCCTCCGCGCCCCTTACGACACTTCGTTCGTCTATGCCTCGGTTGATGCTAACGTCGTACGGATGATTGTGCGCAATGGACTGGTGGTGGAGAGGAAGGTGGACACTGAGTGCGTGGGAAAGCTGATCTACACGAAGAGCATTGGCTCAGACAGTCCAGAGAATCTGACGCAGACTTATAAGAACAAGAAAA CTGAGGTCACTTGTGCAGATTCTCCTTTGCAGTCCACTGTGTTGGTAAATGGAAAAG tCAGGTACACTGGGTATACTACTCCTCTGTCCAGACATGTGGTTGGTGACGCAC GAGGAATGTCACCCGGTTTGGAGGTCTCCCTAAGGATAGATGGGGTGCTATTAGTGGGGGAGAGCATCGTCATGTGCGTGACGGTCAAAAACCAGTCAAGCAGCCCCAGGGTCCTGATGGAACACCTCAATGCTCAGCTAAAGGAGTACAACAGCCACCCACAGGACAGCTtctggaaaacacacaacaaagtgCACATGAAGCCGGGTGAAG TTCTGCTGCTCCACCACACCATTCTCCCCTCTGAGTACGAGTCGGTCCTGGCAGCGGATGACATTGTGAACATGGCAGTGGTGATAAAGGACGTGAGGACTGAAGAAAGAGCCCTGGCCATGCAGGAGTTCAACTTGAGATCCCTAAATATAACCATAGAG ATCAAAGGAGGGGACAGAATCCAGATAAAGAGAGAGCACAAAGCCCAAGTGTCCTTTATCAACAAACTTTCCAAAACTCTGAATGGAGTTGTGCTGACTGTAGAGGGATCTGGCTTGTTACAGGGCAAACAGGAAGCCAG
- the e2f1 gene encoding transcription factor E2F1, whose amino-acid sequence MSETLITGQTSEDLLADFETLLNSGTIDLGGDHQIVIITSPSNEGLHPAEVPTSTGEILLFATPQGPIDVGVQDKRRPALGRPPVKRKLDLDSDHQYVSTTRPSIGQAPPSTPAPPRVPRTTTEKSRYDTSLNLTTKRFLDLLSQSADGVVDLNWASQVLEVQKRRIYDITNVLEGIQLISKKSKNNIQWLGNRVDAALVTRHKELQREVCDLTEAEEQLDELLSKCNLQLRLLTEDPQNKKLGYVRCQDLRNSFDSPDQLVMVIQAPPETQMQVSEPSQGYQVSLKSTRGPIDVFLCPEDSSGVCSPVTGSSPSKPNADPSLVLPPTKPTDQSQATTSTTPLEVGLSSPVSTSSTVTATSQQDPSSLGLGGDTESLLGGDPFSNLGDMPDFDLSPLSSADFLSGEGLPLPLHGFINLSPPHSHDYHFGLEDHEGISELFDCDFGDLSHVLGDS is encoded by the exons ATGTCAGAGACTCTGATAACAGGGCAGACATCGGAGGATCTGTTGGCTGACTTTGAGACTTTGCTGAACTCCGGGACTATTGACCTGGGTGGGGACCATCAGATAGTGATCATCACCAGTCCCAGCAATGAGGGACTCCACCCGGCCGAGGTCCCCACCAGCACAGGAGAAATCCTGCTGTTTGCCACGCCACAGGGCCCTATTGACGTGGGGGTCCAGGACAAGAGACGACCTGCTCTTGGGAGACCTCCG GTAAAGAGAAAGTTGGACCTGGATAGTGACCATCAGTATGTCAGCACCACTCGACCGTCCATAGGCCAAGCACCACCCTCCACACCTGCCCCTCccagag TTCCTCGAACTACGACGGAGAAGTCACGGTATGACACTTCCTTGAACCTGACCACCAAGCGCTTTCTGGACCTGTTGTCCCAGTCGGCTGATGGCGTGGTGGATCTGAACTGGGCTTCGCAGGTCCTGGAGGTCCAGAAGAGACGCATCTACGACATAACCAACGTGCTGGAGGGAATCCAGCTCATCTCCAAGAAGTCCAAGAACAACATCCAATGGCT tgGTAACCGGGTAGATGCGGCATTGGTTACCCGCCATAAGGAGTTGCAGAGAGAGGTGTGTGACCTCACAGAGGCGGAGGAGCAGCTTGACGAGCTCCTTTCCAAATGCAACCTACAGCTCAGACTGCTTACAGAAGACCCACAGAACAAGAA GTTGGGCTATGTGCGCTGCCAGGATTTAAGAAATTCATTTGATTCCCCGGACCAGCTGGTCATGGTGATCCAAGCTCCACCAGAGACCCAGATGCAAGTTTCAGAACCCAGCCAG GGTTACCAGGTGTCGTTGAAGAGCACGCGGGGTCCAATTGACGTCTTCCTCTGTCCAGAGGACAGCTCCGGCGTCTGCAGCCCCGTGACAGGAAGTAGTCCCTCTAAACCCAATGCTGACCCCTCCTTGGTGCTTCCTCCCACAAAACCCACAGACCAATCACAAGCCACAACATCCACAACACCCCTGGAAGTGGGTTTATCATCGCCAGTGTCCACATCATCCACAGTGACAGCAACCTCCCAGCAGGACCCCTCATCACTGGGGTTAGGTGGGGACACAG AATCGCTCCTGGGAGGCGACCCATTCTCCAACCTCGGAGACATGCCCGATTTTGACCTCTCACCCCTCTCTTCAGCGGACTTCCTGAGTGGAGAAGGCCTTCCTCTCCCATTGCATGGTTTTATCAATCTGTCTCCCCCCCATAGTCATGACTACCACTTTGGACTGGAGGACCACGAAGGGATCAGTGAACTGTTTGATTGTGACTTTGGTGACCTGTCGCATGTTTTGGGGGACAGTTAG